From the Halarchaeum grantii genome, the window GCCCCGGGAGGCCGAAGAGCTTGGTGAGCGAGCGCGCGACGACGACGCCGTCGCGGCCGGCGAGCGAGGGCTGGTCGGTGAACCCGAGGAAAGCCTCGTCCACGAGGAGCGTCGTCCCCGCGTCTGCACAGGCGTCCGCGAACGCGCGGAGGGCGTCAGCGTCGTAACACTCGCCGGTCGGGTTGTTCGGGTTGCAGACGACGGCGAGCGCGTACTCGTCGGGATCGGCGTCCAGCACCTCGTCGTGCGGGACGAAGACCGGATTCGCGCCCTGCAAGCGGACCTCACGGGCGTACTCGGCGAAGCTCGGCGCGGGCACGAGCACGTCGTCGCCCGCCGTGACGGACACCTCGACGGCGAGGCGGATGGCGGCGAGGCCGCCGGGCGTCGCGACGACGTCGCCGGGCGCGCAGTCGACGTAGTCGGCGGCGGCCTCGCGATACGCGCGCGGCGGCTCGACGGGGTAGGTTCGGGCGGCGTCGAGCGCGTCCGCGTAGACGTCGCGGACGCCCGAGGGCACCCGGGGGTTCGTGTTCGCGCTGAAGTCCACGACATCGGGGTCGTCGCTACTCCCGTGGGGCTCGCGCCCGACGCGGCGAACGGCGTCAGGCTCCATCCGCGTCACCCCGTTCGTCGCCCACCAGTTCGTCGTAGCGCTCGACG encodes:
- the cobD gene encoding threonine-phosphate decarboxylase CobD, with product MEPDAVRRVGREPHGSSDDPDVVDFSANTNPRVPSGVRDVYADALDAARTYPVEPPRAYREAAADYVDCAPGDVVATPGGLAAIRLAVEVSVTAGDDVLVPAPSFAEYAREVRLQGANPVFVPHDEVLDADPDEYALAVVCNPNNPTGECYDADALRAFADACADAGTTLLVDEAFLGFTDQPSLAGRDGVVVARSLTKLFGLPGLRAGFAAATGDRYERLAAARRTWNVGAPALAVGEHCMRDEAFVADTRRRVREERARLRDALAERFAVAPSDAPFLLLDVGDRGVEEVVTRARERGVAVRDATTFRGLDSHVRVAVRTREENDRLLEALDV